Proteins found in one Mangifera indica cultivar Alphonso chromosome 15, CATAS_Mindica_2.1, whole genome shotgun sequence genomic segment:
- the LOC123197774 gene encoding E3 ubiquitin-protein ligase At3g02290-like: protein MGSVCCCLSVEDLEDYLNPNSSVNRNCICLSCFVQNFVHVYTSLFRQGEGHSVPSTIQGAASITSTASLDNSLSEMYRSPPRPMPYDADPRYFRLQRDGLVSRREKGSSQFHEESEPLRSDNDADSESLSIGDKWNDTTCEDGSKELHSKSSLKLSSTKETPGIGYFYYPSEEEDVCPTCLEEYTPENPKIVTKCSHHFHLGCIYEWMERSKYCPVCGKVMAFDETT, encoded by the exons ATGGGTTCTGTTTGTTGCTGTTTGAGTGTTGAGGATTTGGAGGACTATCTGAATCCAAACAGTTCTGTGAATAGGAATTGCATATGTCTTAGCTGCTTTGTCCAGAATTTTGTACATGTG TATACCTCATTATTCCGACAAGGAGAGGGGCATTCTGTACCTTCAACCATACAGGGGGCAGCATCAATAACTTCTACTGCTTCACTTGACAACTCTCTCTCTGAAATGTACCGTTCTCCTCCAAGGCCCATGCCTTATGATGCTGATCCCAGATATTTCCGCTTGCAGCGTGATGGTCTGGTGTCAAGACGTGAGAAGGGTTCAAGCCAATTCCATGAGGAGTCAGAACCTTTAAGAAGTGATAATGATGCAGATTCAGAGTCATTAAGCATTGGAGACAAGTGGAATGATACCACTTGTGAAGATGGATCAAAAGAACTCCATTCTAAATCATCACTTAAGCTTTCATCAACAAAAGAGACACCTGGAATTGGCTATTTTTATTATCCATCAGAAGAGGAGGATGTCTGTCCAACATGCCTCGaag AATATACACCAGAGAACCCCAAGATAGTGACAAAATGTTCTCACCATTTTCACCTTGGTTGTATTTATGAGTGGATGGAGAGAAGTAAATACTGCCCAGTCTGTGGCAAG GTGATGGCATTCGATGAAACGACTTGA